The sequence below is a genomic window from Oreochromis aureus strain Israel breed Guangdong linkage group 12, ZZ_aureus, whole genome shotgun sequence.
TAGAAATTGTTTACttacacgcacgcacgcacgcacgcacgcacacacacacacacacacacacacaagatataGATAACAAAGAATCAAAtgagtagttcattaccaggcctctgtgCCTGGAATAAATCTTTAGTGTTTTTCAGTGGTTTTATTTGCAATATCTCACCGTTAAGCACCTAGACTAAGGTCAGTTCCTTAGTTAAATCCAGTTTAGGGTTTTCTTTGACCAGTAATCatcttgagtgtgtgtgtgtcctttcaTTTCCCCGTCATTTTATGGTTCCATCCTTAACAATCCCTTTAGGAGTTTTGTAGATACTTATCTTTAGGAGAGCATCTGGGCCTATAGACGGTGCCGCATTCTTTTTAATTCTGTTCCAGGCACCAAAATTGTGTTAAtttgttggtggtggtgttttaaataaaaagttgtattaatattaaaaaccaCCTTACTTGCTTTGGTGTATTCTTTACAGACATAGTAGCACAATTAAAGAGCAGCTACTTGGAGAAAGTTATGCCGTTCTGAAGGATTCTGGTACGGTTGCTTTTGCTTCCTCTGCCCCGACCAATCACATTTCATCTGTCAGTGCCGGCTCTCCGGCTTATGTcaaatttttagaaaaacttaaATAACTGCAGTATTTCAGGGTGTATCCTGTTGAATACTTTGTTGAGTATACTCTGGTTTTTTACATCTTCAGATGTGACACGGGTTCTTGGACATATCATAGAGAAGTTTGGTGAATTCGACATTTGAAATGACTACTGTTTCCTATTACTTCACTCTGCCTCTCCTCAGCTAACAATTACAACATCAGGCTTTGACatcctttttatttctttaattctCATACAAGTTAGATATTactcttgtttttttcagtacTGTCAACTTTACTATCATTACTTTATAACCCATTATGAAATGACCAATGCAGTACTCAAAGAAGTGAGCCAGAGTTCACCTTTATTGAGTTAATGATTATTTTTCCTGGAATGCTTTCACCAAAGGATCAGACCACAGCTGGTTTTCCTGCTGACATTCATGGAGCTGCGTCTCTCTGCCTGCATCCTGCTGGTACTTTGTGTGACATGGAGTGCAAATGGAGGGAACATTTTGGTGTGGTACACCGAAGGCAGCCACtggataaacatgaagcctgtTCTGGAGACATTGGTTGACAGGGGACACCAGGTGACTGTACTGGTCCCGAGCTCGTCAATGTACATGAACACCGATGAACCTGCCCGCTTTCACTATGAGCCCTTCAACGTCTCTTTCTCATTGGAGGCTATGGAGGAGTTTCTAGAAGAGTTCCTCCAATTCAATGTATATGAGATTGATTATATGAACTACTTGGAGCTCTACATTAGATTCATTGACATAATGAAAACTGACCTGCAGTTTTCTATCCAGTATTTGGACGGTGTGGTGAAATCAGAAGTCGTCATGAAGAAGTTGAAAAAGGGAAATTACGACCTTCTCTTGGCCGACCCCATCTACCCTGGCAGTGATTTGGTAGCAGATATTTTGGGGATCCCACTCGTCTTCTCCTTGCGCTTCTCCTTAGCTAATAACTGGGAGAGGCATTGTGGTCAGATGCCTGCTCCACCATCCTTTGTTCCCGGTGCTATGAGCAAACTCACAGATAAGATGGACTTCTCAGAGAGAGTGTGGAACTTTCTCTTCTACGCTCTTCAAGACATCGTGATTGATCAGTTTTCTTGGAAAGTATTAGACAGATATTACTCTGATGTCAAAGGTGAGAAAATGGACATGAAGCActaggtttaaaaaaacaacaacaacactattAAAttcatccattcgcttccgctattaaattcagtgttttttatATCCCATCAAACCTGCCCAAGAAAATACAACCTGCATGAACTATTAGTGATATGTTGATGTCTATTATTCATGCATTGCAACAGGAACTCCCACCAGTGCCTGTGAGTTGATGAGCAAAGCAGACATCTGGTTAATCCGAACCTACTGGGATTTTGAATTCCCTCGTCCTTTCCTGCCCAACTTCAAATATGTTGGTGGGATCCACTGCAGACCTGCTAAACCTTTACCAGAGGTAAGGACACTCAACTATTACCATCTGATTAATCGTTACAGAATATTCCTGCCAGGAGCAGTGAAGCCATCAAAAAgttgaacaaaaataataaaaaaaaaacagctgtttttttgcagCGGGATAATATTCGACTTGTTACAGGCTCTGGAAGAATTTGTGCAGAGTTCTGGAGATGATGGCATTGTGATCTTCACTTTAGGATCCATGATCAACAACGTCACCAAGGAGAAGGCAAACATGATAGCCTCAGGCCTCGCTCAGATCCCACAAAAGGTCAGAGGATAATCTTTGTGCCAGCTGTAATCAATTTGTGCAAAGCATTGagtagtttttcatgttttaagtGCTCTACTTCTGACCATCAGAAATGAATTACTATTTCTTAACATTTTGTATTGTAATTAACAATTATTATTCAAGTTACATGTACCTTGTGGGAATCAGCTTACTTCATTTTTATAGCCttattcttttaaatttcacatTAATATTTCTGAGCAGTGTATTTTAAAAGAACCTTTTGAAAACCCATTAGATCTCAGTGTGCAAAAAACATCATGTTGAATATCTATAGTGGTACTGACTGGGTAAACTGTTAGgaataaaaggaaaaagttgCCACAACATGTAAAGGGAAACACAACCTAGCAAGTGCTGAATTCAAAGAcgcactgaaaatgaaaatgaaaaaatgatgcGGCAGGCTAGTCTATTTTGCTGAAATATTATTGCAGCAACTCAAACAGGGTACTCTGTAGTTACAGACGACTTCACAGATAGGTACCAGGGCATCACTTAGATCCTTAGAGTCTGAGGTGCAAACTGGCGGTGTTGGATGTACTGAAACATAATGTCCCAAAGATGTTCGattggatttaggtcaggcCAGTGTGGGGGACAGTCAGCGGTATCCATTCCTTTATCCTCCAGAAACAGCCAGCATACTCCTGCCACATGAGCCTGCGTATCGTTGTGCATCAAGAAGAACCCAGGGCCCAGTGCATCAGTGTAGGGTCTGAAAATGGGTTCAATCATTTTATCCACATAACTAAATGCAGTAAAAGTACTGTTGCCTAGTCTGTAGGTCTATGCATCCCTCCATCGATATACCTCTCCAAAATATCATTTAACTAGAAACTCCTCCATGCTCATGACACTGTGCTGGGAGACGGCAAACCTTCTTTCAGTGTTACAATATGTAACACTTCAGTGTTACATATTGTAAcactctgtcagtgcgccccagggtggctgtggctacaatgtagcttgccatcaccagtgtgtgaatgtgtgtgtgaatgggtggatgactggatatgtaaagcgctttggggtccttagggactgttaaggcgctatataaatacaggccatttacataTTGAAGTACTACCTGCACAACCTTTAACTGATTAACAACTCCCGCAGCTACTTAGCCGATCAGTGTAAGTTTAGTTatgctgaaaaaaacaacaacaataaaataatgtgatataTGTACTACAATAAATAAGTATGATAAGATATAATGAAAAAATACCATGTGAACTTTCTATTTAAAGGTGCTATGGAGATACAGAGGAGAAAAGCCAGAAACTTTGGGTGCCAACACTCAAATATATGATTGGATTCCTCAGAATGACCTCCTGGGTAAGTAAAGTTGGTACCAATCACAGTTATTTCTATCTATGTCTGCCTTTTATGCCATGAGAAATTATGCTAATGAAATCAGATGCCACAGAGACGGTAAAGTTCACAGTAATACTGCCAACTAAGAATTTTTACAAAAATACTCAAATCAGCTCAAATTAGTTGTTCAGGTTTATTGAAAGCTTTTTGCTGTCCAAGTGTGAAAAACTTACTCCAGATGTTTCATGGTTATTTGACATGTCTTAGGTCACCCTAAAACTAGAGCTTTCATCACCCATGGAGGCACAAACGGGATTTATGAAGCCATCTACCACGGCGTTCCCATGGTGGGCATCCCCATGTTTGGTGACCAGCCAGACAACATGGTCCATATGAAGGCTAAAGGAGCTGCAGTTATTCTCAATGTGAACTTCATGACAACTGAAGATCTTAGAGATGCAATCAACACAGTCATCAATGACAAATCGTGAGTTCTTTGAACTATCTCTGCTTTGGATTATGAAAGTATAGATTTTATAGCAAAGATGAATGTGGGCTCGAAAAGTATGAAGGCCAAGCAAAACATACCATAAATATGGATTACAGTGGTCCTTCGTTTATCGCAGGAGTTACGTTCCAAAAATAATCCGCAATAGGTGAAATCcacgaagtagccaactttattttttacaattattatagatgctttaaggctgtaaaacccctcactacacactttatacacttttctcagacaggcacaaacattttcacacttttctctcttgtttaaacactttcaaactttcatagaaaaaataaaaagtccagtattatagaatgaaaccaaaggtcCCCAGGGTtccctttgacggtgcaaaacgtttcgtcggcattgttgtgtttgttggggagaaaacttacaaacatacagtacagcactccagagtcacactgctagcgatcaaagatttatgtcaatttgacaagctgaacgcattctgtactgtacaggagacacggcacgaggttgattgacaatggtctacagccaatcaggacgcagaacacaatgcgctttaaaaacatttttaaaaagcatgcaaaattgagTACACTCAACAATAGAAATATTAACTGGAACTAAAtggaaactaattctgcagcATTAATCTCTGGTTTTCTTTACAACAGTTCATTACTAACTTTATGTTGATTGGAAAAATTTAATGACCATGTTATCATCAGATAACACCTCTAGTATGCAGAACAAGAGTCAAATGACCTGcaaaacacacatttgtatTTCAGCGCACACAGATCCTAAAGCAGAGGGCCTGGCTTAACAAAGAAAGTTCATAACCATTGTCGTGATACCTGTCATCTCCAACTGGggttttaagttttgtggagccagctaacacaaagaaagcctTACTGGGTTAAACTTCTATAAcctcagtgaaccctctgacaaTGATCTTGTGGTCTCACTGGTCTCAAAGCTTATTTTACTTCTATCTTTTTTATAAAGTTCATGATTGAAAGTTTTTTTAGGGGGCGTGACTTATAGTAGAGTCCAAATGATGGACGGATGGACAATAGCAGGTCATGAAGGAACAAGGGTCTAATGAGCATGATAGTTGAAGTACCACTAAAAAGCTTCAAAGACCACCAAATGATTGAAATATCTCTAGATGTCAATTTTAACTTGAGGCGTTATCAGTTTTAGAGTTTTGAAATACATCCCTGTATTGtctggcaaaaaaaaatcaaagtataACAATTCAAAGGTTAATTTTTTGAACCTATATGCACATTCACAGGTACAAAGAAAATGCTATGCGGCTGTCCAGCATCCACCACGACAGACCCATGAGTGCTCTGGAAGAGGCAGTATTCTGGATCGAGTTCACGCTGAGAAACAAAGGGGCCAAGCACTTGAGGGTCCAGGCCCATGAGCTCACGTGGTACCAGTATCTCAGCCTGGATGTCCTGGGCTTCTTCCTCACCGTAGATCTACTCCTCATATTCATCTTCATCAAGACCTGCAGTTTCTGCTTGCACAGGTGTTGTGTCAGGAAaggaaagacaaaaaggaaggCTGAATAATAACTAAACTGAAACGGTGCTGTGAATGTTGGACTGGGGCAATATTTGTTACCAGCATGAAACTTTCTTTCACATATGTTGAATTTCCCTTCATCTTCTCCTTTATGCACCACCACTAATGACTTTAACAGATGCATTAATTTGCATAACAGAACCTGAAGTTAATCTGACATTAAAAACCAGGGgggtaaagaaaaaacactaaCATCAGATTGAATTCAGTATATTCAaacttggtttttttttaatgcatacagaaatattttcctaaaaagcatttcattatttatataaatatattctttactttttttttttttttttacaaattcaATCCAGGAAATGTGACAATCAACATCTTCATCAATAAATCTGATATCTGCATCATGATTCTGTGGCGTTTAAAGTCAAATTTCACTGTATGATAATGATTTATCTTTATGTGGATCAATAATAACTCAAGAATGAGATGATACTCTGTAAGAATAttttaataacaaataaaacatttgcatGGTGGTGACCCAGCACTCTCTTGAATGGATCATTATGATATATTCAGCTGTGAGCTTGTTGAGGGTCAGCTTGTGACCACTGACATATCCACCACCATCCCGTGGAGCAGCTGTAGTAAACAGGAAGACGTCTGAAGCTTTTCTTACTGGTTCCAAAAACGGCAACCTAtccaaaacatttattcaatagATATGTCAATTTAATGTGAAATAGAGCCAGCAGTACTTTCACAACTTGTGAGTAGATACAGCATTAACTCCGCCCTGAAAGATGTAGGAAATACAATGGAGAGGCAGAGGAAGTACCAGTGTTTTAGTCAATGGGACAGCATACAATGACTGAAACAGCTGGAAGGAGGCCCTCATCACCACCAGAGTCTCCcagaaagacaccatgctcatttcctatggaaaaaaaacaaccccaaacacGATAGCTCTTCAAGAGTAAAAATGATCCTTGATTAACAACATTTCTTGTAGAGTGATAAAAGACGCTGATATCTACGAATATGTAACTGTTAATGACAGTCCAAAcaggttttaaaatgttttttgagaGATTTTTCATATAAAAAATATGACATAGAATTAAGCTATATGATTAGCTTAGTTGCAAATTCTTTAATATTTGTTACTACTTCAAGAAAGGGGCGAGTAGCTACGTCAAGACTTTCCAGTTGCCATGTGGTGGTCAAAGTTGTAGCCAAATTTTGGTTAGGGACATTACAAATAGTACAGTTAAGATTGTCAAATTGAAATTCGTtaagactgagagaaataaagtgAGATTTCTCTTGTATGCGTGTTCTTGCCAAATCACTTTTGTCCCAAACATTACTGTATTTTGCCTAGAAATTATTCATAATCAATTAATTCCAGCTCTGCAGGACAAGACCACAAGAGCATAATGGCGTTTCAATATCTGTTGCTCTCAGTCAAGTAATTGTATTTGGCACGTTGTGTCTTGTATCTTATCCTATTAAAGTGCTCAGAAATTCCTAATGTGAAGAAATTGGTAACATAAAGGGTGTGCACTCAGAGTGCCGTCTTCAGATGACAAACATGCATGCTTCTGGTTTCAAAAATATCCAGATGGTTTCATATCTTTTTCTTGTGTATCAAAGTTTAGTAAGGATTGTCACTGACAGATGTGAAAACATCTGtgtattaaattttttttaaagaagcttAAAGGTAAACTTGATAAAACAAAGGTCTGTCTTACGTTGAGTTTCGTAAGTCCTGCCTAATGGAGGCAGGACTTACGAAACTCAACGGGGTTTTTTGGACCTCTCTTATTAAAGTGAGTTCagttgaattcagttttatttatatagtgccaaatcacaacagcagttgcctcaggGCGCTTCACATTCTCCTCAAAAAATCTGGAGAGATCATCACACAGACTGTAACATTAACTTTTATCAGTTCCTTTATGTAGCAGAATGAGTATTATATTTACTGGCTTTTGATCCCATTATTAGTCAAGCACATTAGATGGCGCTGCTATAAATAGTAGCTGCCATCTGAGCATCCATGAATCGCTCACCTGCTGTCAGCCGCATCCGGCTTTTCGGTCACCTGACTTCCCCCCGTGTTACAGGTAGTGGTTTGCGTGCATGTTGCTGCTGCCTCAGCCTGAATTGGCGGTACTCGTGTTGTTCGTGTTACAGCGATCACCCGCGGATCATCTTCCTGAAGC
It includes:
- the LOC116326212 gene encoding UDP-glucuronosyltransferase 2A1-like isoform X1; the encoded protein is MELRLSACILLVLCVTWSANGGNILVWYTEGSHWINMKPVLETLVDRGHQVTVLVPSSSMYMNTDEPARFHYEPFNVSFSLEAMEEFLEEFLQFNVYEIDYMNYLELYIRFIDIMKTDLQFSIQYLDGVVKSEVVMKKLKKGNYDLLLADPIYPGSDLVADILGIPLVFSLRFSLANNWERHCGQMPAPPSFVPGAMSKLTDKMDFSERVWNFLFYALQDIVIDQFSWKVLDRYYSDVKGTPTSACELMSKADIWLIRTYWDFEFPRPFLPNFKYVGGIHCRPAKPLPELFFCSGIIFDLLQALEEFVQSSGDDGIVIFTLGSMINNVTKEKANMIASGLAQIPQKVLWRYRGEKPETLGANTQIYDWIPQNDLLGHPKTRAFITHGGTNGIYEAIYHGVPMVGIPMFGDQPDNMVHMKAKGAAVILNVNFMTTEDLRDAINTVINDKSYKENAMRLSSIHHDRPMSALEEAVFWIEFTLRNKGAKHLRVQAHELTWYQYLSLDVLGFFLTVDLLLIFIFIKTCSFCLHRCCVRKGKTKRKAE
- the LOC116326212 gene encoding UDP-glucuronosyltransferase 2A1-like isoform X2, with protein sequence MELRLSACILLVLCVTWSANGGNILVWYTEGSHWINMKPVLETLVDRGHQVTVLVPSSSMYMNTDEPARFHYEPFNVSFSLEAMEEFLEEFLQFNVYEIDYMNYLELYIRFIDIMKTDLQFSIQYLDGVVKSEVVMKKLKKGNYDLLLADPIYPGSDLVADILGIPLVFSLRFSLANNWERHCGQMPAPPSFVPGAMSKLTDKMDFSERVWNFLFYALQDIVIDQFSWKVLDRYYSDVKGTPTSACELMSKADIWLIRTYWDFEFPRPFLPNFKYVGGIHCRPAKPLPEALEEFVQSSGDDGIVIFTLGSMINNVTKEKANMIASGLAQIPQKVLWRYRGEKPETLGANTQIYDWIPQNDLLGHPKTRAFITHGGTNGIYEAIYHGVPMVGIPMFGDQPDNMVHMKAKGAAVILNVNFMTTEDLRDAINTVINDKSYKENAMRLSSIHHDRPMSALEEAVFWIEFTLRNKGAKHLRVQAHELTWYQYLSLDVLGFFLTVDLLLIFIFIKTCSFCLHRCCVRKGKTKRKAE
- the LOC116326212 gene encoding UDP-glucuronosyltransferase 2A1-like isoform X3; this encodes MPSGIVVTLNQGTPTSACELMSKADIWLIRTYWDFEFPRPFLPNFKYVGGIHCRPAKPLPELFFCSGIIFDLLQALEEFVQSSGDDGIVIFTLGSMINNVTKEKANMIASGLAQIPQKVLWRYRGEKPETLGANTQIYDWIPQNDLLGHPKTRAFITHGGTNGIYEAIYHGVPMVGIPMFGDQPDNMVHMKAKGAAVILNVNFMTTEDLRDAINTVINDKSYKENAMRLSSIHHDRPMSALEEAVFWIEFTLRNKGAKHLRVQAHELTWYQYLSLDVLGFFLTVDLLLIFIFIKTCSFCLHRCCVRKGKTKRKAE
- the LOC116326212 gene encoding UDP-glucuronosyltransferase 2A1-like isoform X4, with the translated sequence MSKADIWLIRTYWDFEFPRPFLPNFKYVGGIHCRPAKPLPELFFCSGIIFDLLQALEEFVQSSGDDGIVIFTLGSMINNVTKEKANMIASGLAQIPQKVLWRYRGEKPETLGANTQIYDWIPQNDLLGHPKTRAFITHGGTNGIYEAIYHGVPMVGIPMFGDQPDNMVHMKAKGAAVILNVNFMTTEDLRDAINTVINDKSYKENAMRLSSIHHDRPMSALEEAVFWIEFTLRNKGAKHLRVQAHELTWYQYLSLDVLGFFLTVDLLLIFIFIKTCSFCLHRCCVRKGKTKRKAE